In Clostridium sporogenes, one genomic interval encodes:
- a CDS encoding magnesium transporter CorA family protein, with product MISIYKNTEEDKTIKKLDNIEPGTWINIVAPSEQELIFVSKKTGVTLDFLKASLDEEETSRIDIEDNNMIVILDIPFTEMEDNSLTYDTYPLAIINTPNNIITVCLKNSKILTDFFNNKVKSFYTFKRSRFILQILYRIASYFLLYLRQIDKKSLMIEKKLHKSMKNKELILLLSLEKSLVYFSTSLKANEITLEKMLKLDIIQRYPEDQDVLEDVIIENKQAIEMANIYSNILSGTMDAFASVISNNLNIVMKLLASITIVMSIPNIIFGSFGMNLNGIPFSKSSQGFGLACGVTAILCIVCIIILKKKDLF from the coding sequence ATGATTTCAATTTATAAAAACACTGAAGAAGACAAAACAATAAAAAAATTAGATAACATAGAACCTGGTACTTGGATTAATATAGTAGCACCTTCGGAGCAAGAACTTATTTTTGTATCAAAAAAAACTGGAGTTACTTTAGATTTTTTAAAAGCTTCTTTGGATGAAGAAGAAACTTCACGAATAGACATTGAAGATAATAATATGATAGTAATCTTAGATATACCATTTACAGAAATGGAGGATAATTCATTGACTTATGATACTTATCCTTTAGCTATTATAAATACACCAAATAATATTATTACTGTATGTTTAAAAAATAGCAAAATTTTAACAGACTTTTTTAATAATAAAGTAAAATCTTTTTATACTTTTAAAAGATCTAGATTTATTCTACAAATATTATATAGAATAGCCAGTTATTTTCTTTTATATTTGAGACAAATAGATAAAAAAAGTTTGATGATAGAAAAAAAACTTCATAAATCTATGAAAAATAAAGAACTTATTCTTTTATTATCTTTAGAAAAATCTTTAGTTTATTTCTCTACCTCTCTAAAAGCTAATGAGATAACTTTAGAAAAAATGTTAAAATTAGATATAATACAAAGATATCCTGAAGATCAAGATGTGTTAGAAGATGTTATTATAGAAAATAAACAGGCAATAGAAATGGCTAATATATATAGTAATATTTTAAGTGGAACTATGGATGCTTTCGCATCTGTTATATCTAACAATCTAAACATAGTTATGAAATTACTAGCATCTATAACTATAGTAATGTCTATACCTAATATAATTTTTGGCTCCTTTGGGATGAACTTAAATGGTATCCCTTTTAGTAAGTCTTCACAGGGATTTGGACTTGCTTGTGGGGTTACAGCTATATTATGTATAGTTTGTATAATAATATTGAAAAAAAAGGACTTATTCTAA
- a CDS encoding S66 peptidase family protein yields the protein MLLKHLNKGDTIGIVSPASPIEKDVVLKNIQVFKDLGFNIKLGNHIYDKCGYLSGKDIDRAKDLMDMFTDPSIDMILCSRGGYGSMRILPYLDFNIIKNNPKIFGGFSDITILLNYITSKCDFTTFHCPMLSSDFNNMYTLKSFLKPLMNDFASYEISNPNFVPLLSKTNDIAEGELVGGNLSLICSTLGTPYEIDTVDNILFLEEISEPPYKIDRMLTQLILSEKIKSCSGLILGQFSNCNINNRGKGFSLDEVILDRLLPSNKPIIANLMSGHCDPNLTLPIGSKVRLDCKNKLIKVLNY from the coding sequence ATGTTATTAAAACATTTAAATAAAGGAGATACTATAGGAATAGTTTCTCCTGCAAGTCCTATTGAAAAAGATGTTGTTTTAAAAAATATACAGGTATTTAAAGACTTAGGTTTTAATATTAAACTAGGCAACCATATATATGATAAATGTGGTTATTTATCCGGTAAAGATATAGATAGAGCTAAAGACTTAATGGATATGTTTACAGATCCATCTATAGATATGATTCTTTGTTCAAGGGGAGGCTATGGCTCTATGAGAATACTTCCTTATTTAGACTTTAATATTATAAAAAATAATCCTAAAATTTTTGGTGGTTTTAGTGATATAACAATTCTATTAAATTATATAACTTCTAAATGTGACTTTACTACTTTTCATTGCCCTATGCTTTCATCAGACTTTAATAATATGTATACTTTGAAAAGTTTTCTAAAACCATTAATGAATGATTTTGCATCTTATGAAATATCAAATCCTAATTTTGTTCCTTTATTATCTAAAACTAATGATATAGCAGAAGGTGAGCTGGTTGGTGGAAATCTATCTCTTATATGCAGTACCTTAGGTACTCCTTATGAAATTGATACTGTAGATAATATTCTATTTTTAGAGGAAATTTCAGAACCACCTTATAAAATAGATCGAATGTTAACTCAATTAATACTATCTGAGAAAATTAAATCTTGTTCTGGACTTATATTAGGTCAATTTTCAAATTGTAATATAAATAATCGTGGAAAAGGTTTCTCTCTAGATGAAGTTATATTAGATAGATTATTACCTAGTAATAAACCTATTATAGCAAACTTAATGTCAGGGCACTGTGATCCTAATTTAACCTTACCTATAGGATCTAAAGTTAGATTGGATTGCAAAAACAAGTTAATAAAAGTTCTAAATTATTAA
- a CDS encoding NAD-dependent protein deacylase, protein MRLEKLKHIIDNSENIVFLGGAGVSTESNIPDFRSNGGLYKSKNKLNYSPETILSHSFFKDNTEEFFRFYKNKMIFKDAKPNLAHYALTELEQVEKLKAIITQNIDGLHQLSGAKNVLELHGSVHRNYCINCGEKYNLDYILNTGNSSKDIPHCKKCGGIVRPDVVLYEEGLDMNTINKAIYYVQNADVLIVGGTSLVVYPAAGLVNYYKGRKLVLINKGETPYDKRADLVIHDGIGSILEKAILKN, encoded by the coding sequence ATGAGGTTAGAAAAATTAAAACATATTATAGATAATAGTGAAAATATAGTGTTTTTAGGTGGAGCAGGAGTATCTACGGAAAGTAATATTCCGGATTTTAGATCAAATGGTGGATTATATAAATCAAAAAATAAATTGAATTATTCACCAGAAACAATATTAAGTCATAGTTTTTTTAAAGATAATACTGAAGAATTTTTCCGATTTTATAAAAATAAGATGATATTTAAAGACGCAAAACCTAATTTAGCTCATTATGCTTTAACTGAATTGGAACAAGTAGAGAAATTAAAAGCTATAATAACCCAAAATATTGATGGATTACATCAGCTATCAGGAGCTAAGAATGTATTAGAGTTACATGGAAGTGTCCATAGAAATTATTGTATTAATTGTGGAGAAAAATATAATTTAGATTATATATTGAATACTGGAAATAGTAGTAAAGATATACCACATTGTAAAAAATGTGGAGGCATAGTTAGACCAGATGTAGTGCTTTACGAAGAAGGATTAGATATGAATACTATAAATAAAGCTATATATTATGTACAAAATGCAGATGTGCTTATAGTAGGTGGTACATCACTTGTAGTATATCCTGCAGCTGGATTAGTTAATTATTATAAGGGTAGAAAGTTAGTTTTAATAAATAAAGGAGAAACACCTTATGATAAAAGAGCTGATCTAGTTATTCATGATGGTATAGGTAGTATTTTAGAAAAAGCAATTTTAAAAAACTAA